The Anabrus simplex isolate iqAnaSimp1 chromosome 1, ASM4041472v1, whole genome shotgun sequence genome window below encodes:
- the LOC136885963 gene encoding uncharacterized protein: MGKSEVVNEPPTWKDIAKNLQQNLLYRFGADDWDLYKKSKRNYLEKTVAYALFGPPKSLTLVDNEGIIGYEPKQIENVRNVCASIIREDVHSEDEDGDTWMSIIFVCTEIPVHKKEDLLIATVPVFRVPKKIVGHPDSVRFIDSNARVYVNWNDYLLNNPLPKCNICYPKEGIYKADINGNVILEFGQTPSCGAVQRLLTIVDQTSNVVTIGTSIITVTSLFHPLPEHLLTVTAWASGIIGIYGAIRSSATLIDRLRHNQSVGFDNQESRNCWLSLSGSAVGLVSTSAMNALQKLVKSGQQVNKIHQHTVTALSMCSVAITGLGVVNNGFVLHEKYKEKSLTALDVYQFTTSAFFFAHSAINIKTAGTIIAETQNNIMEVYQGTSKSHKHHRKFSKFKEWQSGNAIQEKSGLLSKMRMCKRREQWMKKVSDQNEGFWRTEKNVKFTESGHVEISHKLIIDPTKFFEITNDQRTVFVEASKNLVEGNLSHGQFKEIMKSINLKESISYKYQDIQNSHEIPHMWRNKRMKELKRGYQLSGDMTSLEQNIKTVADVKSTYSKDGFFKDILESNKDSLEIQCNVNLTEAGHVEINKTLSIDPMEYFRIKEPKRKLFLKVSCDLAEGKMSHRQFEKIMKHLQHGKHSSREHHKIENRAETTDTSNKNKQDTGSRQRSMLAIATIYGPANIYVIMKNFDKSLHQRLFEVAVKISELLECSPARTFFDILGSVCNYVQDLASQMERKYQEDLEKAKAEAGEDFNQQEFDRNYKIEGKRYSHFCSIILESFASDSDLLERFMTGVEEGMDLYNGLRAESASENEENSSRETDEDLPCGQEEMKGSANDSSNKNMLEYNFRRRPFHSSINHQSTSLGEASGNLRLPNGIIKYEKA; encoded by the coding sequence ATGGGAAAAAGTGAAGTTGTAAATGAACCACCAACATGGAAAGATATAGCAAAAAATTTGCAGCAAAATCTTTTGTATCGTTTTGGTGCTGATGACTGGGATTTGTACAAAAAGTCTAAGAGGAATTATCTTGAAAAAACAGTAGCGTATGCTTTGTTTGGACCACCTAAGAGCCTTACATTAGTAGACAATGAAGGCATTATTGGATATGAACCAAAACAGATAGAAAACGTACGTAATGTTTGTGCTTCTATAATTAGGGAAGATGTTCACAGTGAAGATGAGGATGGTGATACATGGATGTCAATTATATTTGTTTGTACTGAAATACCTGTGCATAAGAAGGAAGATTTGTTAATAGCAACAGTGCCAGTTTTTAGGGTTCCCAAAAAAATTGTAGGTCACCCTGACTCTGTCAGATTCATTGATTCAAATGCACGAGTTTATGTGAATTGGAATGATTATTTATTGAATAATCCTTTACCAAAGTGTAATATCTGTTACCCCAAGGAGGGTATATATAAGGCTGATATAAATGGTAATGTCATATTAGAATTTGGGCAAACTCCTTCTTGTGGTGCTGTACAGAGGCTTCTAACAATTGTGGATCAAACAAGCAATGTAGTAACAATAGGAACTTCTATCATTACAGTAACTTCTCTGTTTCACCCATTACCAGAACATTTATTAACAGTGACTGCATGGGCTAgtggaattataggaatatatggAGCAATACGATCTTCTGCAACCCTAATTGATAGACTGAGACACAATCAGAGTGTAGGTTTTGATAACCAGGAATCTCGAAACTGTTGGCTTTCTCTTAGTGGAAGCGCAGTAGGGTTAGTGTCAACGAGTGCAATGAATGCACTCCAGAAATTGGTCAAGTCTGGGCAACAGGTGAACAAGATTCATCAACATACAGTAACTGCTTTAAGCATGTGTTCAGTTGCCATCACTGGTCTTGGAGTGGTGAACAATGGTTTTGTGCTTCATGAGAAATACAAAGAAAAGTCTTTGACAGCTTTAGATGTATATCAGTTCACTACATCTGCATTTTTCTTTGCTCATTCGGCAATTAACATTAAAACTGCTGGCACAATTATTGCCGAAACACAAAACAATATCATGGAAGTATATCAGGGCACATCAAAGAGTCATAAACACCATCGaaagtttagtaaattcaaagaatGGCAAAGTGGAAATGCAATTCAAGAAAAGTCAGGTCTCCTGAGCAAAATGAGAATGTGTAAAAGAAGAGAACAATGGATGAAGAAAGTTTCAGACCAGAATGAAGGATTTTGGAGAAcagaaaaaaatgtaaaatttacaGAATCAGGGCATGTTGAAATTAGCCATAAGCTAATTATAGATCCTACAAAATTCTTTGAAATCACCAATGATCAACGTACAGTATTCGTGGAAGCTTCCAAAAATTTAGTAGAGGGAAATCTCTCCCACGGACAATTTAAGGAAATTATGAAATCAATCAATCTGAAAGAAAGTATTTCATATAAATACCAAGACATTCAAAACAGTCATGAAATACCACATATGTGGAGAAATAAAAGAATGAAGGAACTGAAAAGAGGATATCAGTTATCTGGAGATATGACCAGTTTGGAACAAAATATCAAAACTGTTGCAGATGTAAAAAGTACTTATTCTAAAGATGGTTTCTTTAAAGACATTTTAGAGTCAAATAAGGACTCTCTTGAAATTCAATGTAATGTGAATTTAACAGAAGCAGGTCATGTGGAAATTAATAAAACATTATCTATAGATCCTATGGAATATTTTAGAATAAAGGAACCCAAACGTAAGTTATTCCTTAAGGTTTCCTGTGATCTGGCTGAAGGAAAGATGTCACATAGACAGTTTGAGAAAATAATGAAGCATTTGCAACATGGAAAACATTCTTCAAGGGAACACCATAAAATTGAAAATCGAGCTGAAACAACAGACACGTCGAATAAGAACAAACAAGACACTGGCTCAAGACAAAGAAGTATGCTAGCAATTGCAACAATTTATGGACCAGCAAACATATATGTGATAATGAAGAATTTTGACAAGAGCTTACATCAACGTCTATTTGAAGTTGCAGTGAAGATTTCTGAGCTTTTGGAATGCTCTCCAGCACGGACTTTCTTTGATATTTTAGGCTCAGTGTGCAATTATGTACAAGACCTTGCATCTCAGATGGAAAGAAAATATCAGGAAGATCTAGAAAAGGCTAAAGCTGAAGCTGGGGAAGATTTTAACCAGCAAGAATTTGACAGAAATTACAAGATTGAAGGAAAAAGGTACAGTCACTTCTGTTCAATTATTCTGGAATCTTTTGCATCTGATTCTGATTTGTTGGAAAGATTTATGACTGGAGTAGAGGAAGGAATGGATCTGTACAATGGCTTGAGGGCTGAAAGTGCTTCAGAAAATGAAGAAAATAGCTCAAGGGAAACTGATGAAGATCTGCCATGTGGCCAGGAAGAGATGAAAGGATCTGCAAATGATTCCAGTAATAAAAACATGTTAGAATATAATTTTAGGAGAAGGCCATTTCACAGCTCAATTAATCATCAATCAACAAGTTTAGGTGAAGCTTCAGGCAATTTAAGATTGCCAAATGGCATCATAAAATATGAAAAGGCCTAA